In the Dehalogenimonas sp. THU2 genome, GAGCCGAACGGATCATCAGTAAGCAGGTGATCCGTGGCGTCGATGTCACCGAGGCATTCGCAGAAGAGATCTATCAGAAGCAGCTACGGAAGGTGTCACGGAAGTTCACGCACATGCGGTATCACTCTTTCCTAATGTATTTTGGGGTGTTGAAGAGGTTAGGTTGGGTGGAGCCCACCGAAAGGACGGAGCCATCGGCCTTTCAAGACAACTACCCGTTGGCACCGGAACGTGTCTGTTATCGGCTCACCAAAGAAGGTATGGAAGCCGGAGACAAGGTGTGGGCAAACCCGCTATTCACGTTGTACCCGGAAATTGGGCCAAGTCACCTGAAGAAATCTTGTTAGGTTATAACCATCCTGAGACTGATACTCTGGAATATCTACCAAATCATTGGTCGAATTTCATTTCAAACTGTATGTTAAGGACCTCCTCGCTCGGTTTATACGCGATGCTTAAGGGCAATTTTAACCCATCCCGAACAAAGGAGAGGATGTCTACAATTTCTTGTTTTGTGGCAGGATCACTTACTTTCACTTTGCCCAAGTGAGTCGGTACGGTTTTTTTAAATATCTTCACGTCTTTCCCGCGCCCAATAGTCACCTTCCGCGGCGTACCGGCTAAAGCAAAAAGTTTTACTATTTTTGACTTTCCCAAGTCGCCAGGTTTGGTCGATTTGAATTTTGCATCAGATATGTTCGGTAATTCGTATTCGTTTACTATCGTGCTCAGCAATTGGTTCCAGTCTTCCCTCGGATTAAATACAGGAAGCACTTCGGGTACACTACTTCTGAATTTTCCGATATCAAGCTCAGCTTCGGAGACGGACTGGTCACTATGCAACAATACATTCAACATTTCGTCTTTAGTCACGGTTCTTTCAAAGGGGTGTAATAGCACATCTCCAGATAAAGTAACGCCTTGTTCTTTGAATACATCTGTCAACAACATCGTGATGCGGTTTTTTGTGCTAGACATATTCAAAGTGGGGGCTTGGAAAAACTTGCTATCTTGAAGTATCAGGACGTGCGAATCTAGCGGCCAGATTACGAGAAGGTTATGGTATTTGTAGTTCCAATCCGTAAGCCGGTGTAAGTCATTGTCATAATCGAACGTACGGTCAAGGTATTGCTGAGTAAAGTATCCGTAAACAGTATGATCGTCTAAACATTGGAATTCGACAAATCCATAGTGATCACCCTCTGGCCCCCGTAACGCTCTGTTTGCGAGAAGCTGGTTAACTATCGCATTCTTCGTGGCCTTTGGGGAGCTTGCGACCATCGCGTTCTTCATATAGAAGACGTCGCAAGATATATTGAATTGTGTTTTTATCGACGTGTATTGGCGGGATAAACCTAACATTCCTGAAACTTGATCGCCAATTTCGCTCGTTTTTAAAACACCACCGGTCTCTGAAACGACCGAGGCAGAAATCAAACTCTCTAAACTGAGGTCAAAACGTGATTCATCATCTGATTTGACGACTTTCTTCAACTCTATCCGCGTGATTGGTCCGAATAAGAATAAGTAGCCTAACAGCCAAACTGCAAATCTGTCACTGAGTAGAGTGATTATTTGCGAATGAGTTTTCGCATAATCAACCAGCGATAAGCTAGTGCTCATTGTACCTGGAAGCCTTTTTGTTTCATTCCCTTAGCTATCTGGTGGCTTCGAACCCACTCAATTACCTTGGATTTTAGCTTGCAGCTATCGATGTCCTCTGGGAAAGAATAGTCATACACGGGATAACCCAAATTTCGGTGCAATAATATTGCCCCGGCGTCGCTATAACCACCACTATGGGCTTTATCCACACAAATAAGAGTTTTGGTTTCGATGCCGGAGTGACTTAAAAACTCGTGAGCTTCGGCCGTACTACCTGGAGATGCCCGAATCACAACTATAAGATCAGCAGCTTCGGCGATTAGCAATTCATAGGCATTGTCAGGTTTAGCACAGTTGCCGAGTCTATTGTCTTCGGCTTTCAATCGACCGACTTCCTCCTCGCCAAGAATGGCTGTCACTTCGCGAGCTCGAAGTTCATTAATAATATCAATCTTCTTTTGAGTTACAGGATGACCGTTGGCACTAGGCCCACAAACGAACACACTAATGGGCGTGATTTCGAGTTTCTTCGACGACTCAACCATTTTGGAAAACATATCATTGTGGTATTGCTGAGCCCGAGATGTCAGTGGCACGATTGAGGGATAAGTTATGCTTTTTAAGTCATCCTGCATTTCAAGAGCTCCTAATCAAGCCAGGACATTCTAACACAGGCTCGCAATAAGTAAACATAGAAATTAATCAGGACTATCCTCAGCTAACTCAACTCATAACTGCCGGTTGCTCTTTGGGATTTTCCTCTGGGGACGGGACGATCATCTAGCTATTTCTTGAGAGTGTTCAAAATGACTTTTTGTTTGACAATGAAGCTGGAAAAACACGCAAACGCACCTTAAAAACTGAACACGAAAAGCCTTGACCTGAACGCTTGCCCGAAAGGGGGAAAGCTTGAGTTCAAGCATAACAGTAACGGGGGAACAGAACCGGCCTGGGGGTTTCTGTAGCCGGTGTCACAGAGTCTGGGTACTAAAAGAAAGGCAAGGCGTTTGCCGATGGTGCGGAAAGGTCGCCACCTGTCAGACCACTAAAACAAGCGCCTTGCGTGGTTTCAAGTCTAATCGAAGCACAAAGCCAAAGCAAGCCGACACGGGCGGAAATAGTTATGACCATCTTAGCGGTAACTGGCTTACCTTCTATACGATAGCCTCAAAGTTCAGCGGTAAGGCCAAGCCGGATGAACGTGATGACTTACTTCACGACATCATCATCACCCTTGCCGACGTAGAGCGAAACAACGGACACCATCCGTTCACCGAAGCGGCGATGTACCGCATCGCCAGCCGCGCCCAAGCTCTCTACTGGCGGAAGCGTTACCGCATAGACAACGGCCTTGCCTGCGGGGACTGTAGCAAGGCACAGCGGCAAAAGTGTAAAGAGAACTGGCTGTTTGCAGCCTGCCCCAAAGCGGTCAAGCTCGAAAGCCTCAATAAGCCGGTCATAGACGACGACGGCAACACCACCGAACTCGGCGATCTGATTGCCGATGACAGGGCATTGGACCTCGATGCCTGGCTGGATGCCAGCACCTTCCTACTCCAATGCCCCGACAGGCTAATCGCCATCGCCGAAAAGCGGCGCGACGGCATTGTTCTCGACGAAACGGAGCGCCAATATCTGTGCCGTTTCCGGCGCCGCGAACAACAATCTCTGTTTTCGGATGTCACAATTCAGCCCCGTTTCGCAACTAATACAGTGGGAGCTTCGGCTATGCCAGCGGTTTGCGGGTAGCCGGTAGCTTACTACTAGGCGAAGCCGATGGAGTTGCCCAACTATCGGATAGCATTAAGGGGGTCGGAGAATAGAACAACTGAATATCGAGGGCAAGCGTTCAGGTCAGGGCTTTTTAGCGCACAAGGCGGTACTGGTCAACGCCTTATCAAGAGCACTCGCCGAAAGGGCGATGCTTCTTGACCTCACTATCGGGCGGAAAGGCTTTCTCACCTACCTTAAGTCTTTAGGCGGGTCTAACATCGTGAAAATAGTCCCGTCTAACGGTGATGCCAGCGTATCGCGGGTCGCCGGAAAATGCCTTAAGGTGATTTGCGGAGCCAACACCAGCTACCTCGAACACATGGCCTGGGTCGGCGACAAGACACCTCTTACCCTGTGCGACATCAGGGTAAGCCCCTCGAACTCGGTCAGCCCCAACCTCGGTGCGACGGAGCTATCGGACGCCCTTTCAAGAGTACTGCCCTTTACCTCGGATGAGACTACCCGCCCAATTCTCCAGTGCGTTCTCTTTCGGGTGAAAGACGGCAAGCTGTCACTTGTGGCTGCCGACGGCTACCGCCTCGCCGTGATGAAACTCCCCTTCGACGGGGACGAGGGACAGGTGCTAGTAAGCCGCGATGACCTCAAGGGCGTCACCGGAGCGTTGAAAAGAGCTAGACGGGTCAGGCTGTCGCTGGAGCATAACGGCGACAAAGACCCGATGAGCCTAGTGCTCGACACGGAGCTAATCCGCTACACGTGGCGGGGATGCGGCGGGAACTTCCCGGACTACGAGAAGCTCATTCCCACCGAAACCAACACCCGCGCCAGCTTCGACACCAATGAAGCGATGAAGGCGGTTAGCTCGCTTAAGGTCGTCGCCAACGTCAAAGCCTACGCTCTTGACCTCGCCATCGGGGACGGCACGCTGGTCGTGTCTAGCACCGATGACAAGGGGACGGCGGAGATACCCGCCGACACCACCAGCGAGCCTATCAAGGTAAGGCT is a window encoding:
- a CDS encoding DNA polymerase III subunit beta, which translates into the protein MKIVPSNGDASVSRVAGKCLKVICGANTSYLEHMAWVGDKTPLTLCDIRVSPSNSVSPNLGATELSDALSRVLPFTSDETTRPILQCVLFRVKDGKLSLVAADGYRLAVMKLPFDGDEGQVLVSRDDLKGVTGALKRARRVRLSLEHNGDKDPMSLVLDTELIRYTWRGCGGNFPDYEKLIPTETNTRASFDTNEAMKAVSSLKVVANVKAYALDLAIGDGTLVVSSTDDKGTAEIPADTTSEPIKVRLDGGYLAEALRACGGMVELRVKDARSPMLFAAPDYELVVMPMLLPEAKKPTDTAKTAEPVKAEASQPVEPAEPKVETVEAGTPEAIAETAPAEEVAQAVAEAEAITKAEKPKAKKHNKAKEPVAVA